Sequence from the Microbacterium faecale genome:
TCGGCCGCCGCGCAGAGCCGTGCGGCTCCGTCGACGCTGCCGTACAGGCGACCGGATCGCGTCACGTGCACGTCGCTGACGTGCAGGATCGTCAGTCGCCCGGTCTCGCGGCTCATCCCGCGGATCCATGCTTGGTCCGGAGCGCATCGAGCTGATCGTCGGTGAGCCCGTGGGCGCGCAGGTACGCGGCCGCGCCGCCCAGCTCAGCAACGTGGTGGAGCAGCTGTCGCATGGCGTCCGGAGGGCTGTCGAGATGCAGCCGCAGGGTCTCTTGGCGCAGTTCGGCCGGTGCTGCCGCGGCGATCTCACGTGCGACGTGCTCACGCACGGGGCGCACGTCGCGGCCCGAAAGCGCGTAGTCCGCCACGACATCAGCCGGGTCGGCGCCGGCCGCAAGCAGCGCGAGCGCCACGACGAGGCCGGTGCGGTCCTTTCCCGCGGTGCAGTGCACGAGCGCCGCGCGCTCGGCGTCGGCGATCTCGGCGACGGCGCGCGCGAGAGCATGCCCGCGATCCCGAATCAGCGCCGCGTAGATGTCCTCGAGGCGGCCGATGCGGGGCGGTTCGGCGTCGTAGATCGGCACGGATGCGACACGGATGCCGTGCGCGGCACGGATCGCCTCCTGCGGTTCGCGAAGGTCGACGATGACGGAGACGCCGAGCTTGCGCAGGCGCTCGACGCCGGTGGGCGTGAGGTCGTCCACGGCGCCGGACCGCAGCAACCACGGCGCGTCGATGCCGCTCGCGCGCACGTTGAAGAGGCCGCCGACGTCGATCGCATTCATCCGATTCGGATCCCCTCGCGTTACGCGTGTTTCATGAGACATGAAACGTGATTACGTCCCGAGTGTGACGGGGCGAGGTGACGCGCGGGTGTCTGGCGGTCGACGTGGCGATGAACAGCGCTGGCCCGGTCGGTGACCGGCCCGCGATCAGTCGTCGGCGAGGGCGTCGGCGATGACGTGGCGCATCTCGGCCACTTCGGGCGCATCGACGTTCGCGGCGAGCGCGGAGACGAGCGTGTGCAGCACGATCGTGTGGCCGAGGCGCGCGAAGAACGGATCGATGTCGTGGCGTTCCCCGACCGGGCCCGTTGTCACCACGACGTCGGCGATGCGGCCGAGCGGCGAGCGCGCATAGCTCGTAATGAGCGACACCTGCGCCCCGCGATCGGCGGCCGCCGTGCACGCACGGAGGGACTGCACGTTCGCGCCCGAGTAGCTGAGGGCGAGGCACAGGTCATTCGCGCCGAGCGTGTGTGCTGCGAACTGCTGCGCGAGCGGATCCACGGGCGCCTCGACCGATCGGCCCAGGGTACTCAGCCGCATCGCGAAGTCCTGCATGGGAGGCCCCGAGAAGCCGTTGCCGACAAGCACGATGCGGCCGGCCGCACGGATCCGGTCGCAGAGCGCGTCGACGCGCGCGAGGTCGACGCTCTCCTGCGCCAGGCGGATCGCGTCGACTGCGTCATCGAACGTTCCCGCCGCGTCGTCCGCGTCACGTTCGGCCATCGGAGCGGACCGCGCGAGCTCCAGACGAAGGTGCTGAAAGCCACGGAAGCCGAGGCTCTGGCAGGCGCGAATGACGGTCGCCGTCGACGTGCCGGCCGCCTCGGCGAGCTCGGCGGTCGACCAGCCCGTCACGTGCTCCGGACGCTCGAGAACGATCGCCGACACGCGTCGCTCGCTGGGGCCGAGGGAGCCCGATGCGGACCGGATCCGCGAGAGCACGCTGATCTCGGGCCGCGCCGTCATCGTCCCCATCCCGTCAGCATCGGATCACTGTATCGGAGCGAGGAGAACGCCGACGCGCGGGGGCAGAGACGCGGCCGGGTCAGACGCCGCCACCGCCGCCACCACCGCCGCCGCCTCCCGCAGAGCCGCCTCCCGAGGATCCGCCGGACGAGCTCGATGAACTGGAGGTGCTCGTCGAAAGCGACG
This genomic interval carries:
- a CDS encoding tyrosine-protein phosphatase; amino-acid sequence: MNAIDVGGLFNVRASGIDAPWLLRSGAVDDLTPTGVERLRKLGVSVIVDLREPQEAIRAAHGIRVASVPIYDAEPPRIGRLEDIYAALIRDRGHALARAVAEIADAERAALVHCTAGKDRTGLVVALALLAAGADPADVVADYALSGRDVRPVREHVAREIAAAAPAELRQETLRLHLDSPPDAMRQLLHHVAELGGAAAYLRAHGLTDDQLDALRTKHGSAG
- a CDS encoding MurR/RpiR family transcriptional regulator, whose amino-acid sequence is MGTMTARPEISVLSRIRSASGSLGPSERRVSAIVLERPEHVTGWSTAELAEAAGTSTATVIRACQSLGFRGFQHLRLELARSAPMAERDADDAAGTFDDAVDAIRLAQESVDLARVDALCDRIRAAGRIVLVGNGFSGPPMQDFAMRLSTLGRSVEAPVDPLAQQFAAHTLGANDLCLALSYSGANVQSLRACTAAADRGAQVSLITSYARSPLGRIADVVVTTGPVGERHDIDPFFARLGHTIVLHTLVSALAANVDAPEVAEMRHVIADALADD